The following coding sequences are from one Rathayibacter sp. VKM Ac-2760 window:
- a CDS encoding Asp23/Gls24 family envelope stress response protein: MTNVTPSTVATTTAKHGTETSTGKNTIADGVVEKVAGIAARQVAGVHDLGGGAARAIGAIRNAINAQDRGQGISVEVGEKQVAADITVVAEYPVALQKLADSIRSAVSEAISSVVGMEVTEVNVTVADVYIPSDDKDEDTESRVK, translated from the coding sequence ATGACCAACGTCACCCCCAGCACCGTCGCCACCACCACGGCGAAGCACGGCACCGAGACCTCGACCGGCAAGAACACCATCGCCGACGGCGTCGTCGAGAAGGTCGCCGGCATCGCCGCCCGCCAGGTCGCCGGCGTGCACGACCTCGGTGGCGGAGCCGCCCGCGCCATCGGCGCCATCCGCAACGCGATCAACGCGCAGGACCGCGGCCAGGGCATCTCCGTCGAGGTCGGCGAGAAGCAGGTCGCCGCCGACATCACCGTCGTCGCCGAGTACCCCGTCGCGCTGCAGAAGCTCGCCGACAGCATCCGCTCCGCCGTCTCCGAGGCCATCTCCTCGGTCGTCGGCATGGAGGTCACCGAGGTCAACGTGACCGTCGCCGACGTCTACATCCCCTCGGACGACAAGGACGAGGACACCGAGAGCCGCGTCAAGTGA
- a CDS encoding helix-turn-helix domain-containing protein gives MQTTPPPAPNGSTFTMGSPFGAGGDSSPSAERRFEAAGSDPAEASAVYADAYSGSFRVEPAARGFSFRYAYRGSERVTLRTSDCAGALTGEVPHLREYVVGWFRAGGGQLNLRPFTRTGAASAPFLLPSERQFGLAFQPHRQSLVHFAPGFLEDVATESHSGPRQPVSFDHEADADPGVLARWRTAVSDATAALASAAIAPLVRFTAELNLARALLLLFRWRAWDVPAVLRRPSASRTRVALDFLQHHAHEPITPADAARAAGLHTRTLQQATQRHLGVSPSVYLRDVRLDRARHDLTAGDPCSTTVAAVAREWGFGNLGRFASAYQARFEELPSHTLRR, from the coding sequence ATGCAGACCACCCCGCCTCCGGCACCGAACGGATCGACCTTCACCATGGGCAGCCCGTTCGGCGCGGGCGGCGACTCCTCGCCGAGCGCCGAGCGGCGCTTCGAGGCCGCCGGCTCCGATCCCGCCGAGGCGTCCGCGGTCTACGCCGACGCGTACAGCGGCTCCTTCCGCGTCGAGCCGGCCGCCCGCGGCTTCTCCTTCCGCTACGCCTACCGCGGCAGCGAGCGCGTGACGCTGCGCACCTCGGACTGCGCGGGCGCGCTCACCGGCGAGGTCCCGCACCTGCGCGAGTACGTCGTCGGCTGGTTCCGCGCCGGTGGCGGGCAGCTCAACCTGCGCCCGTTCACCCGCACCGGGGCCGCCTCCGCACCGTTCCTGCTGCCCTCCGAGCGCCAGTTCGGGCTGGCCTTCCAGCCGCACCGGCAGAGCCTCGTCCACTTCGCGCCCGGCTTCCTCGAGGACGTCGCGACCGAGTCGCACTCCGGCCCCCGCCAGCCCGTCTCCTTCGATCACGAGGCCGACGCCGACCCCGGCGTGCTCGCCCGCTGGCGCACCGCGGTGTCGGACGCGACGGCCGCCCTCGCGAGCGCCGCGATCGCCCCGCTGGTCCGCTTCACCGCCGAGCTCAACCTCGCCCGAGCGCTGCTGCTGCTCTTCCGCTGGCGCGCCTGGGACGTGCCCGCCGTGCTGCGCCGCCCCTCCGCCTCCCGCACCCGCGTCGCCCTCGACTTCCTGCAGCACCACGCGCACGAGCCGATCACGCCCGCCGACGCCGCGCGCGCCGCCGGCCTCCACACCCGCACCCTGCAGCAGGCGACCCAGCGCCACCTCGGCGTCTCGCCCTCGGTCTATCTGCGCGACGTCCGCCTCGACCGCGCCCGCCACGACCTCACCGCCGGCGACCCCTGCTCGACCACCGTCGCCGCCGTCGCCCGCGAGTGGGGCTTCGGCAACCTCGGCCGATTCGCCAGCGCGTACCAGGCCCGTTTCGAGGAGCTGCCGAGCCACACCCTGCGTCGCTAG
- a CDS encoding ABC transporter substrate-binding protein, protein MDTLNVSATANGLNYLPEYVADVGGLFAERGLAVTATACDPWTGVLDDLDSGAADLALGGLWVPGMYAGTSRKLTVVGQLNHRFPMTIVAREGSGPVGLDWLAGKVVLAPGAGGSAPFEFTAGLIREAGLDVSATRWGRDLSTAMMLELYRDGLGDAIVLDLLSAKELVAAGGGQIVFRHLDAGVMPNSVYYTRTDRVDELADRTERFVDAIETAMQRITAGEAGAEIDAVLAARWPDRDPALLREAADEMAAGGVWDTTVIDEAASDRWMRILAEAGLVTSAPSLAELTGRATVGAR, encoded by the coding sequence ATGGACACCCTGAACGTCTCGGCCACCGCCAACGGACTGAACTACCTCCCCGAGTACGTCGCCGACGTCGGCGGACTCTTCGCCGAGCGCGGCCTGGCCGTCACCGCCACCGCCTGCGACCCCTGGACCGGAGTGCTCGACGACCTCGACTCCGGCGCCGCGGACCTCGCCCTGGGCGGCCTCTGGGTGCCCGGGATGTACGCCGGCACCAGCCGGAAGCTCACCGTCGTCGGCCAGCTCAACCACCGCTTCCCGATGACGATCGTCGCTCGCGAGGGCTCCGGACCGGTCGGGCTCGACTGGCTCGCCGGCAAGGTCGTGCTCGCACCGGGCGCCGGCGGCAGCGCGCCGTTCGAGTTCACCGCCGGGCTGATCCGCGAGGCCGGACTCGACGTCTCGGCCACCCGCTGGGGGCGCGACCTGTCCACCGCGATGATGCTCGAGCTCTACCGCGACGGCCTCGGCGACGCGATCGTGCTCGACCTGCTCTCGGCGAAGGAGCTCGTCGCGGCCGGCGGCGGGCAGATCGTCTTCCGCCACCTCGACGCGGGCGTGATGCCCAACAGCGTCTACTACACCCGCACCGACCGGGTCGACGAGCTCGCCGACCGCACCGAGCGCTTCGTCGACGCGATCGAGACGGCGATGCAGCGGATCACCGCGGGCGAGGCCGGCGCCGAGATCGACGCCGTGCTCGCCGCGCGCTGGCCGGACCGCGACCCGGCACTGCTGCGCGAGGCCGCCGACGAGATGGCCGCGGGCGGGGTCTGGGACACGACCGTGATCGACGAGGCCGCGTCCGACCGCTGGATGCGGATCCTCGCCGAGGCCGGGCTCGTCACGAGCGCCCCGTCGCTCGCCGAGCTGACCGGCCGCGCGACGGTCGGCGCGCGCTGA
- a CDS encoding RNA polymerase sigma factor, translated as MEAALPEDPALPDDPLLHASDATLAARAVDGDIAAFEQLARRHGALMRVYAAKLLGSEAESDDVVQEAFLTGWRRLGDLDSPAHVRNWLMRIVSHKAIDRIRVRRRHDDIDDWDPPAPAENSPERIVEARLQLDAVWEALDRLPPDQRRCWLLRETAGYSYQEISDALELPVSTVRGLLARARRFLLHELEAWR; from the coding sequence GTGGAGGCTGCGCTGCCCGAGGACCCCGCGCTGCCCGACGATCCGCTGCTGCACGCCTCCGATGCGACGCTCGCCGCGCGCGCGGTCGACGGCGACATCGCCGCGTTCGAGCAGCTGGCCCGGCGCCACGGCGCGCTGATGCGGGTCTACGCGGCGAAGCTGCTCGGCTCCGAGGCGGAGTCGGACGACGTGGTGCAGGAGGCGTTCCTCACCGGCTGGCGCCGCCTCGGCGACCTCGACAGCCCCGCGCACGTCCGCAACTGGCTGATGCGGATCGTGTCGCACAAGGCGATCGACCGGATCCGGGTGCGCCGCCGCCACGACGACATCGACGACTGGGACCCGCCCGCTCCCGCCGAGAACTCCCCCGAGCGCATCGTGGAGGCGCGGCTCCAGCTGGACGCCGTCTGGGAGGCACTGGACCGATTGCCCCCCGATCAGCGACGCTGTTGGCTGCTCCGGGAGACCGCCGGCTACAGCTACCAGGAGATCTCCGACGCCCTCGAGCTCCCCGTCTCGACGGTCCGCGGCCTGCTCGCCCGAGCCCGCCGTTTCCTGCTCCACGAACTGGAGGCATGGCGATGA
- a CDS encoding aspartate/glutamate racemase family protein — translation MRIAVVNCNTTASMTETAAARARLAVGPGTEIVAVTPGWGVASAEGWYDSFLSAAAVLHTLERLPADIDGVVMAGFGEHGREGARELLEVPVVDITEASAHLAMLLGRRYGVVTTVRRAVGQIEDSLTTAGLIAHCAAIEDTGLGVLELDEDPEATLDAFVAAGERAIARGAEVICLGCAGMAGLEEHVGARLPVPVVDGVAAAAALVETLVRQGLATSRIDSYARPLPKARSWPGG, via the coding sequence ATGCGCATCGCCGTCGTCAACTGCAACACGACCGCGTCGATGACCGAGACGGCCGCCGCCCGCGCCCGGCTCGCCGTCGGGCCGGGCACCGAGATCGTCGCGGTCACGCCCGGCTGGGGCGTCGCGTCGGCCGAGGGCTGGTACGACAGCTTCCTCAGCGCCGCGGCCGTGCTGCACACCCTCGAGCGGCTCCCGGCGGACATCGACGGCGTCGTGATGGCCGGCTTCGGCGAGCACGGCCGCGAGGGCGCGCGCGAGCTGCTCGAGGTGCCGGTCGTCGACATCACGGAGGCGTCGGCGCATCTCGCGATGCTGCTCGGCCGCCGCTACGGCGTCGTCACCACGGTGCGCCGCGCCGTCGGCCAGATCGAGGACAGCCTCACCACCGCCGGCCTGATCGCGCACTGCGCCGCGATCGAGGACACCGGGCTCGGCGTCCTCGAGCTGGACGAGGATCCCGAGGCCACCCTCGACGCCTTCGTCGCGGCCGGCGAGCGGGCGATCGCCCGCGGCGCCGAGGTGATCTGCCTCGGCTGCGCGGGGATGGCGGGGCTCGAGGAGCACGTCGGCGCGCGGCTGCCGGTGCCGGTCGTCGACGGGGTCGCGGCCGCGGCGGCGCTCGTCGAGACCCTCGTCCGCCAGGGGCTCGCGACCAGCCGGATCGACAGCTACGCCCGGCCGCTGCCGAAGGCGCGGAGCTGGCCCGGCGGGTGA
- a CDS encoding GntR family transcriptional regulator → MTLASTEESESLASQTYRTLRREIILGHYPQGSRLVEASLATELHVSRLPVREAVPQLANEGFVRMLPRRSTRVAQWSVADVVELFDVRLSLETLAARLAAQAVAAGAPLQPLLDAIDAEHRALDSEDWLEVAETSTVVHEAIVEVAGSALLTSLMRAVTGRMTWLFYLTSARDQRQQSDEHHGLLDAIRSGNDRLAESIAFTHIEKGRAPSLAMIGGRP, encoded by the coding sequence ATGACACTCGCCTCGACCGAGGAGTCGGAGTCGCTCGCGAGCCAGACCTACCGCACGCTGCGCCGGGAGATCATCCTCGGCCACTACCCGCAGGGCTCGCGGCTCGTCGAGGCGTCGCTCGCCACCGAGCTGCACGTGTCGCGGCTGCCGGTGCGCGAGGCCGTGCCGCAGCTCGCGAACGAGGGCTTCGTGCGGATGCTGCCGCGTCGCTCCACCCGGGTCGCCCAGTGGAGCGTCGCGGACGTCGTCGAGCTCTTCGACGTACGGCTCAGCCTGGAGACCCTCGCCGCGCGACTGGCCGCGCAGGCCGTCGCCGCCGGGGCGCCGCTCCAGCCGCTGCTCGACGCGATCGACGCCGAGCACCGCGCCCTCGACAGCGAGGACTGGCTCGAGGTCGCCGAGACGTCCACGGTGGTGCACGAGGCGATCGTCGAGGTCGCCGGCAGCGCCCTGCTCACCTCGCTGATGCGCGCCGTCACCGGCCGGATGACCTGGCTGTTCTACCTCACCAGCGCCCGCGACCAGCGCCAGCAGTCGGACGAGCACCACGGCCTGCTCGACGCGATCCGCTCGGGCAACGACCGGCTCGCCGAGTCGATCGCCTTCACCCACATCGAGAAGGGCCGCGCGCCCTCCCTCGCGATGATCGGCGGTCGACCCTAG
- a CDS encoding MFS transporter translates to MTAVSRTTAPPASGHTVASVLDSIGFTRAQFWIFLLILAGEFFNTLEQNSVGAMGSHIKETLQIGDIQLTTINTATVIGGLIGRLLAGYLADRYGRRFSLSLNLLIYTLGGLLSAVAMNYEMLLVSRLIVGIGIGGEFMIGLVMLSEMVSTRFRGTAIGAVNVGAGGLGNFLSYGLFLLLLGPLETPLGGPDSVWRWSFVILAVPALLVVFYRRKLPETPRWLLSQGRTEEANRSLAILASNSLTPTTDRPPVELSQDDLPPVRMSASPAAVFSRPVIRRTAALGVASWMAFGSQVTLNFLMPTLLVERGYSVSESLLYTMIMNIGSLLGATTAALIAGRVGRRTAVGAAGVLGCLTALAFAAFGNGTGAILVLGALFQFFTMVTNTTLATWTAEIFPTAIRASGASIVNGIGNIAGAVMPFLAVALYGSFAFAGVFGLAAVMYAVLVIASRFAPETRGRSLEDVNENAIAAAAH, encoded by the coding sequence ATGACTGCTGTATCCCGCACCACCGCTCCGCCCGCTTCAGGCCACACGGTCGCCTCCGTCCTCGATTCGATCGGCTTCACCCGCGCGCAGTTCTGGATCTTCCTGCTGATCCTGGCCGGGGAGTTCTTCAACACCCTCGAGCAGAACTCGGTGGGTGCCATGGGCAGCCACATCAAGGAGACGCTGCAGATCGGCGACATCCAGCTCACGACGATCAACACCGCCACGGTCATCGGCGGACTGATCGGCCGCCTGCTGGCCGGCTACCTCGCCGACCGCTACGGCCGCCGCTTCTCGCTCAGCCTCAATCTGCTGATCTACACGCTCGGCGGACTGCTCAGCGCCGTCGCGATGAACTACGAGATGCTGCTCGTCAGCCGCCTCATCGTCGGCATCGGCATCGGCGGCGAGTTCATGATCGGACTCGTCATGCTCTCCGAGATGGTCTCCACCCGCTTCCGCGGCACCGCGATCGGCGCCGTCAACGTCGGCGCCGGGGGCCTCGGCAACTTCCTCTCCTACGGCCTGTTCCTGCTGCTCCTCGGCCCGCTGGAGACCCCGCTCGGCGGCCCCGACTCCGTCTGGCGCTGGTCGTTCGTGATCCTCGCGGTCCCCGCGCTGCTGGTCGTCTTCTACCGCCGCAAGCTGCCGGAGACGCCGCGCTGGCTGCTCTCCCAGGGCCGCACGGAGGAGGCGAACCGCTCGCTCGCGATCCTCGCCTCGAACTCGCTCACCCCCACCACCGACCGACCGCCCGTCGAGCTGTCCCAGGACGACCTGCCGCCCGTGCGGATGTCCGCCTCGCCCGCCGCCGTCTTCAGCCGCCCGGTGATCCGCCGGACCGCCGCCCTCGGCGTCGCGTCCTGGATGGCCTTCGGCTCGCAGGTCACGCTGAACTTCCTGATGCCGACCCTGCTGGTCGAGCGCGGCTACTCCGTCTCGGAGAGCCTGCTCTACACGATGATCATGAACATCGGCTCGCTCCTCGGAGCGACGACCGCGGCCCTGATCGCCGGTCGCGTCGGCCGCCGCACGGCCGTCGGCGCCGCCGGAGTCCTCGGCTGCCTCACCGCGCTCGCCTTCGCCGCCTTCGGCAACGGCACCGGCGCGATCCTGGTGCTCGGCGCGCTCTTCCAGTTCTTCACGATGGTGACCAACACCACGCTGGCCACCTGGACCGCCGAGATCTTCCCGACCGCGATCCGCGCCTCCGGCGCCTCGATCGTGAACGGCATCGGCAACATCGCCGGAGCGGTCATGCCGTTCCTCGCCGTCGCGCTCTACGGCTCGTTCGCCTTCGCCGGAGTCTTCGGACTCGCCGCGGTGATGTACGCGGTGCTCGTCATCGCCTCCCGCTTCGCCCCGGAGACCCGCGGGCGCTCGCTCGAGGACGTCAACGAGAACGCGATCGCCGCCGCCGCCCACTGA
- a CDS encoding ornithine cyclodeaminase family protein, whose product MTLVLASDQIAGLLPDVDVLGAVEQVFADLGSGALHQPAPAALAGGYDGLILPMAVRSDALGLAAVKLMADLPGNATRGLPTQRSTILVTSLLTGECVAVLDGALITRARTAAASAVATRHLARADSRVLGLIGAGNLAVAHVRALQAVRDLDEIVVWSRSESTLDRFEEAVERPVTRAADPRAVAERSDVLCTLTPSVDPIVRGAWLHAGQHVNAVGARPRPEHRELDAAAMALGTLVVDSAATARAKSGDLVRAIAEGALDAAADLRELGDVVAGSALGRVSAEELTVFDSVGLAAQDLAVAAALIDLARRRDAGSEIRLSGVPAGASR is encoded by the coding sequence ATGACGCTCGTCCTCGCCTCCGACCAGATCGCCGGGCTGCTGCCGGACGTCGACGTGCTCGGCGCGGTCGAGCAGGTGTTCGCCGATCTCGGCTCCGGGGCGCTGCACCAGCCGGCACCGGCGGCCCTCGCCGGCGGGTACGACGGGCTGATCCTGCCGATGGCGGTCAGGTCCGACGCGCTCGGGCTCGCCGCCGTGAAGCTGATGGCGGATCTGCCGGGGAACGCGACGCGGGGGCTGCCGACGCAGCGCTCGACGATCCTCGTCACGTCGCTGCTGACCGGGGAGTGCGTCGCCGTGCTCGACGGCGCGCTGATCACCCGGGCGCGCACGGCCGCCGCCTCCGCGGTCGCCACGCGGCACCTCGCGCGGGCGGACAGCCGGGTCCTCGGGCTGATCGGCGCCGGGAACCTCGCCGTCGCGCACGTCCGCGCGCTGCAGGCGGTGCGCGATCTCGACGAGATCGTGGTCTGGTCGCGCTCGGAGTCGACGCTCGACCGGTTCGAGGAGGCGGTCGAGCGCCCCGTGACCCGCGCCGCCGATCCGCGCGCGGTCGCCGAGCGCTCCGACGTGCTCTGCACGCTCACGCCGTCGGTCGACCCGATCGTGCGCGGGGCCTGGCTGCACGCCGGTCAGCACGTCAACGCTGTCGGCGCCCGGCCCCGGCCGGAGCACCGCGAGCTCGACGCCGCCGCGATGGCGCTCGGGACGCTCGTGGTCGACAGCGCGGCGACGGCCCGCGCGAAATCCGGCGACCTCGTCCGCGCGATCGCGGAGGGCGCGCTCGACGCGGCCGCCGACCTGCGCGAGCTGGGCGACGTCGTGGCCGGCAGCGCGCTCGGCCGCGTCTCGGCGGAGGAGCTCACGGTGTTCGACTCCGTGGGGCTCGCCGCGCAGGACCTCGCGGTCGCCGCCGCGCTGATCGACCTCGCGCGGCGGCGCGACGCGGGCAGCGAGATCCGGCTGTCCGGGGTCCCCGCGGGGGCGAGCCGCTGA